The genomic DNA TCGCGCTTGCGCCTGGGATGGGGTTGAACGCCTTCTTCACTTATACGGTCGTCCAAGAATGGCATATTCCATGGCAAACGGCCTTAGCAGGTGTCTTGGTCGCTGGGATTCTCTTTATTCTATTAACACTGTCTAAGTTGCGCGACAAATTGATTAATTTGATTCCGAGTGCCTTAAAGTATGCCGTATCTGCGGGAATTGGGTTATTCATTGCCTTTTCTGGGCTCCAAACTTCCGGTATTATCGTTGCCAACAAATCGAACGCCGTGGCCCTCGGCAACTTGCACAGTCCGACCGTTTTATTAGCAATTTTCGGCATTATTGTTGGCATTATGTTAGTCACTGCTAACGTTACTGGTGGTATCTTTTGGGGCATGTTCATCACGGCCGCAGTCGGCATGATTTTTGGTATCATTCCCTTACCAACTGGTATCGTCAGTGGTGTTCCGAGTGTCCAGCCTATCTTTGGTCAAGCAGTCACCCATCTTGGCAATATCAATTCGTTTCAAATGATTATCGTTATTTTAACGTTTTTCATTATTGGGCTTTTTGATACCTCCGGAACACTCGTTGGGGTAGCCACCGAAGCCGGAATGGTGGATAAGCAGTCTGGTGAAGTTAAAGGAGTTGGTAAAGCACTCTTTAGCGGTGCGCTAGCGACATCCTTAGGCGCAATCTTTGGGACCTCACCAACGACCGCCTACGTAGAATCAACCTCAGGTGTAGCTGTTGGAGCCCGTACTGGCTTATCATCGGTCTTCGTTGCGCTCCTGTTCGCCATTGCCGCCTTCTTCTCACCAGTTTTAACAGTGATTACATCTGCGGTTACCGCTTCAGCACTAATTATCGTCGGTATTTTGATGCTTTCAAACGTTCAGTATATTGATTGGACCAAGTTCGAAATTGCCGTACCAGCATTTTTTACCATGATTATGATGCTACTGACTTATAGCATTTCAGAAGGCTTGGCCGTTGGTTTTATCTTTTATCCGATTACCATGACCGTCAAAGGACGTTGGCGTGAAGTCAATGCCCTCATGTGGACGATGATGGTCGTCTTTATCTTGTACTTCGCCTTTGTTGCTTAAGGCGCGATTGATTAGTCTAGCAACTGCATAGAAGGTCAAAACACCCACGAGTTTTCGAAAACTCGTGGGTGTTTTTGGCTTTCATTGCTCATATAACTGATCTTAATTAGTGTTTGATGACCTGTTGATTATGATAATCTTCAGCAAAGACTTGGGCAAAATCGGCCATCTTGACAGTCCCCAATCGTGGCTGATGAGCCCGATAGTCCGCATAAAAATCGTGCTCACGTTGGTAAGCCACCGTTTTGACATACTCTCTTGCAAAAGCTATTGGCATTCCCGCCGTCACTAAATTGTTCTGCATAACCTCATCAGGTACTTGTGAGACACGTAAATCTGGCATCTTGAGCGTCTGCGATAATGCTGACGCAACTTCCAAATAAGTCTGTTCATCACTAGCAACATAGGACACGGTCTGTCCAGTAACGGGTTCAGTCAGCGCTTTAATGATAACTGGTGTGACATCAACCGGAGCCACCCAGACGTTCTTAACATCGAGACTAGCATTAGTATAAATTCGATGACTTTTTCTAACTGTCGGTACACTGTTTAATAGATTATAGTACATTGCGGTTGGCCGAATGAACGTTAAGTCAACATCCGTTAAGGCCGACGTTAACGTCTGTTCGATAATGTGATACATATACAACGAACCAACTTCGGGACCTAAATCAGCACCCACGCTACTTAAGTTAACGACCCGCTTTACCCCAGCTGCATTGATTGCAGCTGCATAGATCTCTGCTTGTTGTTTGGCAGCAGCATAAATATCATCACTAGCCAATACGCCGGTCAACATTAAGTAGACAACATCGGCCCCCCTGAATGTTCGTGTCAAAAAGGCCTCATCATCGAGACGGCCGATTGCCGGCGTTGCTCGAAATACCTTGATTAGCCCACTACGACTAGACTGATGGCTAATCACCGTCACATCATGTCCATTGTGAGTCAGTTGAGGAACGAGGGTCTGATTTATGCGACCAATCGAACCTGTTAAAACAATTTTCATTTCACAATAACCTTCTTCTTTAATCTACGTTATCTCTCAAAGTCATTATCGATTATAAGCGACCACTAAAACCTCGTCAATCATTCGTAATTATGTTAGCCCAACAGTGTCAGCGGCTGGTTTTATAGTTTCTTCATAAGCTTAATCTGATTAATAACATTCAACAGACAATCCCACTTATCAGCATATAATATTGATTGAAACTGCGCAAATATAGGCATATAATGTCAAGAACACTTAACTATATTAACTGTGACCGACAGATACTTTTTCTGCTGTCATAAGTTTTTCTTACGGAGATTATATTTAAATGAGCCTGGTGCAATTAGAAATAGGACTACTTTGGTTGACTGGATTAATTACCGTCAGCTTTATCCTTACAATCGTGATTTATTACTGGTACTCTCGTAAGCATTCCAATAATTATCTTGAAAACGACGATTTTAAGCTTCGTTATTTTATTCAAAAGCAGGTCGATTTTCGCGGACAGACGACCGGATATGAGTGTCTGCTACGGCAACATAACACTGACGGTTCATGGTCATTGCCACCACAACTGGACTCCTTACCACTCCAACGCGTGATCTTCTTGCTTGAAGATACTTTTAAGGCATTACCTAATGAAGCCATTACGCTATCAATCAACTTGGAATATGAACAAATCATTAGTCCCGAATTTCGCTACTTTGTTCGCTGGGCCATCGCGAATATTGAGCCGATGCATTTAGCTGTTGAATATACGCCACAGTATCAGTCACGCCACATCAACAAACGGCTATTTCGGCGACGAATCCGTGAAGCCCGCAAATACGGCATGCAATTTGGGATTGATAACGTCGGGGCTAGTTTAGCTAATTTGAAGAATATTCAGTGGTTACTAGCAGATATCGACACACTAAAATGCTCAATGCGTTCGTTTCGTAAGGAAGATCCTTCCGTCTGGCTAGACTTGAACCTTCAATTTTGGAATCAACTCTCAAAAGACAACGATATCGATTTGATCTTAATGGGGATTGAAAATGAAGCCGACGAACAGTTAGCCGAGCAACTCCAGATCAGTATTCGTCAAGGCTACTTATTCGGACATCCCATCAATCCCGACCAACCAACAACCAAGGAGGATCAGCATGACCAAACAACCTAATGAAGATTCCAACCGGCAGCAACTTTATTCTGATGCCTATTTTGATTCTGGCCACTGGGGGCTTAAAATTTGGCAAACCATTGTCGGACTGGTAGGCTGGTTAGCTGTCATTATCCCAATCACAGTTACGATCCTTTCCATCTGGTCAAGTTATAATCATCGCATTCCTCGTTTCTGGTATTATCATGAGGGCATCTTTGAATTTAAATTTATCGGTATTCTACTGGTCTTTTGCTTTGCACTTGCTTCACTCTTTGCTGTAACTATGACTATTATTCAGAACCGTAAACGTGAACGGGTCGTTGAGCAGTGGCCGACCTTTAATCCCATCAATCAAAAAAAGCGGCAACAACTATTAGCAAAATTCATGGATGACCGTTTCGGCAACGCTGAATTTCGGGAAAAC from Lactiplantibacillus paraplantarum includes the following:
- a CDS encoding NCS2 family permease gives rise to the protein MILEQLFHLRENRTSVRRELIGGLTTFLAMSYILAVNPELLGSTGMSKTAVFTATILAAIAGCLLMGLVANFPVALAPGMGLNAFFTYTVVQEWHIPWQTALAGVLVAGILFILLTLSKLRDKLINLIPSALKYAVSAGIGLFIAFSGLQTSGIIVANKSNAVALGNLHSPTVLLAIFGIIVGIMLVTANVTGGIFWGMFITAAVGMIFGIIPLPTGIVSGVPSVQPIFGQAVTHLGNINSFQMIIVILTFFIIGLFDTSGTLVGVATEAGMVDKQSGEVKGVGKALFSGALATSLGAIFGTSPTTAYVESTSGVAVGARTGLSSVFVALLFAIAAFFSPVLTVITSAVTASALIIVGILMLSNVQYIDWTKFEIAVPAFFTMIMMLLTYSISEGLAVGFIFYPITMTVKGRWREVNALMWTMMVVFILYFAFVA
- a CDS encoding NmrA family NAD(P)-binding protein; amino-acid sequence: MKIVLTGSIGRINQTLVPQLTHNGHDVTVISHQSSRSGLIKVFRATPAIGRLDDEAFLTRTFRGADVVYLMLTGVLASDDIYAAAKQQAEIYAAAINAAGVKRVVNLSSVGADLGPEVGSLYMYHIIEQTLTSALTDVDLTFIRPTAMYYNLLNSVPTVRKSHRIYTNASLDVKNVWVAPVDVTPVIIKALTEPVTGQTVSYVASDEQTYLEVASALSQTLKMPDLRVSQVPDEVMQNNLVTAGMPIAFAREYVKTVAYQREHDFYADYRAHQPRLGTVKMADFAQVFAEDYHNQQVIKH
- a CDS encoding EAL domain-containing protein, with the translated sequence MSLVQLEIGLLWLTGLITVSFILTIVIYYWYSRKHSNNYLENDDFKLRYFIQKQVDFRGQTTGYECLLRQHNTDGSWSLPPQLDSLPLQRVIFLLEDTFKALPNEAITLSINLEYEQIISPEFRYFVRWAIANIEPMHLAVEYTPQYQSRHINKRLFRRRIREARKYGMQFGIDNVGASLANLKNIQWLLADIDTLKCSMRSFRKEDPSVWLDLNLQFWNQLSKDNDIDLILMGIENEADEQLAEQLQISIRQGYLFGHPINPDQPTTKEDQHDQTT